The Polaribacter sp. HaHaR_3_91 genomic sequence TTGGACATCTTTTAGCGTATGAGTTTGAACTAAAAGACTACACAGAAATAACAAAACGCAGAGATAAGGAAAAATCTTCAATTGGTCGTTTAAGAAATGACTTTAGGAGCCAATTATCAGAAAGCGAAACTCAGTTAGCAGAACATCTAAAGTCTGCTAATGTTGAATTTAAGAACTACACGCAAAAAATTGACGAATTAAAAACCGAAAAAGAAACTCATTTTGAAGATTGGTTTGGTAATTCTAAAAAAGAATTTACAGATTTCGATACTGCTTCAAAGGAGAAAATAGCGGATTTAGAGCATACTTATGAGGAATTATTAAGATTAAAAAAGCCAGCCGAATATTGGAATCAGAGAGCAACGAAATTAAATAAAGAAGGATGGAAAGCCATTTATTGGTTAGTTGGATTAGTTGCTTTTGCTTGTATAACTTTATACTTTTTATTATGGTTAACACCTGATGGAATGTTATTAAGCTTCATAAAAGGACAAGCAAGCGCAATTAAATGGTCTATTATTTATGTGACATTTATTTCATTTTTAGCATTTGGAATACGAGCTTTAAATAAAGTTGCTTTTAGTGCATTTCACCTTTCTAGAGATGCAGAAGAAAGAGAACAATTAACATACGTTTATTTATCATTAATTAAGGATTCAGCAGTAGATGAAAAAGATAAATCCTTAATAATGCAATCGTTATTTAGTCGAGCAGAAACTGGTTTATTAAAAGGAGATTCTGGACCTGCAATGCCAAATGATATAACAGGAAAAATATTTGGCGGAAATTAAAAGCCAGTTGCCAACACCGTGTATAATTTATTACTTGGTTCTCGCCTACTTACGAAAATCCTCGCGGATTTTGAACTGCTCCCAAAAAGTTAGACACAAGCTGAAAAAACCATTCCGAATACAATGAACAAACGAAAAATAGTTTCAGGAATAATTATAATTCTACTTTCCTATTTGTTCTATTGGGCTTTTGAGCCTTATAGTTTAAATCCATTTTCAGACAAGCCAATTTCACTATCAGAAAGTCAAAATCATCTAAATTGCAACAACTTAAATAGTTTTAGCTTCAAAGCTGATAGTATTATTAATTCCGCAATAAATAAAAATGAGTTTTTAGCAACTTCAACAGCTGTTTATTCAGAAAAATGTGGAAATTGGTTATCTACAGCAGGATTTTTAAATAAAGGAAATCAAGAAAAACCGTCTAAAAATAGTCAGTTCAGAATTGCATCTGTGAGTAAACCAATGACAGCTATTGCTATTCTTCAACTTTACGAAAAAGGAAAAATAAATTTAGATTTACCAATCCAAAACTATTTACCTGAATTTCCAAAAAAGAAAAAAGGAGAAATTACAATTCGTCAATTATTAAATCATACATCTGGAATTCCTCATTACAAATCTGATTTAGGAATTTTCAACTTTACTCACTATGACAATTGCGAAAAAGCTCTTGAAAAATTTGAGAATAGAGAACTAGTTTTTAAACCAGATACTGAATTTTTATATTCATCATTTGGTTACACACTACTTGGTGCAATTTTAGAGAAAGTTTCAGGAAAATCATATCAAACTTATATGCACGAAAATATTTGGAAACCAGCAAATATGACTAACACTAATTTAAAACAGACTAAAACAAATGTTTACATAAAACTCGGAAATCATTTTTACAGAAGTCCAAAAAATGATTTGAGTTACACATATTCTGGTGGAGGAATACAATCAACAGCAGAAGACCTTCTAAAATTTGGAAAAGGTGTCTTAAATTATAAGTTTTTAAATCCTTCGACAACAAAACTAATGATTCAGTTGACTAATAACAGTAAGGAAATGGAATATACTTTCGGATGGGATAATTGGAAAAGTCCTAAATTTGGAAAAGTCATTGAACATAATGGAACACAAGTTGGGTCAAGTAGCTATTTTAGAATATATTTTGATAAAAAAGTGGTAGTTGCTACTTTAGCAAATAATTTGAATTCAAGCGAAGCAGTTCGAAATTTATCAATTAAACTTTCATATCTATTATTAGAAATGGAAAAAGAATAAAAAGCCAGATGCCTAACACCATGTATAATTAATTTCCTGGTGATAAACTACTTACGAAAATTCTTACGGATTTTCTATTCAGTTTTTATTTGTTAAATTACGTGCTTTACCACGCAGCTAATCTTATACAAAAACTTTGGTAGTAATTAAAAAAACGAAAATCAGATTAATAACAATAATTATGAAAAAATTAAATCTTCTATTTTTTTTAAGTCTGTTTTCCATTTCATTATTTAGTCAAAGTGAAGTTAAAATTGATAAAAAATATTTTGAAAATGGAAATATAAAATCAGAAATAAATTTTCTAAGAAAAGGAAATAAAAAAATAAGGGAAGGAAAAAGCACTTTTTGGTATAGTACTGGTGAATTAAAAATCATTACAAATTATATAAAGAATAAATTAAATGGTGAAAGAATTAGCTATTGGAAAAACGGGGAATTAAAGAGAAAAGAATTATTTAAAAAAGGTAAACTTAAAAGCGGAAAGTGTTTTGACAAAAGTGGAAAAGAAATAGAATACTATAATTTTGAAATTCAGCCGGAATTTCCTGGTGGCAAAATAGCTTTTAAGAGTTTTATTAAAAAACATCTCACTTCTAACAGCTCTAACACAAGAGGAAAGTTAATTTTTAAATTCACAATTGAATCAAATGGAAAAACTTCTAATGTAAAAATACTCAAAGACACGAATCCAAGTTTAAAAAATGAAGTTAATAATATGTTCAATTTTATGCCAATTTGGAAACCAGCAAAACAAGATGGAAACCCAGTAAAAGTAAAGAGAACGATACCTATTAATTTTGGATAAAAACTAACCCAAATAAAGAACCGAGCTAAAAACAACTCTTTTCTTCATTAAATTTACAAACTATTACTCTAGGCTCATAATACTCTCAATTCATATTATGAGCTTTTATTTTTTATGTAATTACTATTTATTTAATAATAACGGTTATAAAACTGAATGAAATTGAATGAAACGCAAAAAACTCATTGAATAACAATGATTTTAGTACTATTTTTGCGCCCATGGAAAATCTAAAACAAGTAACAAAGAAATTACAGCGTGGCGTTGCAGAAGCTATTCAGCAATTTACAATGATAGCCGAAGGAGATAAAATTATGGTTTGTCTCTCTGGCGGAAAAGACAGTTACGCAATGTTAAACATGTTATTGTATTTCCAAAAAGTAGCGCCTATTTCTTTTGATCTTGTAGCTGTAAATTTAGATCAAAAACAACCTGGTTTTCCGGTAGAAGTATTACCTACTTATTTAAGCAACTTAAAAGTTGATTATAAAATTATAGAGAAAAACACCTATAAGATTGTGATGGACAAAACGCCTGAAGGTAAAACAACCTGTAGCTTATGTTCACGTTTGCGTAGAGGAACTTTATATGAAGCAGCCAAAGATTTAGGTTGTAATAAATTGGCTTTAGGACATCATAAAAACGACATTATAGAAACCTTTTTCTTAAACTTCTTCTTTGCAGGGAAAATGGAAACAATGCCACCAAAATTTAAAAATGATGCTGGTGATATTATTGTTTTAAGACCTTTGGCTTTCTGTAATGAAAGTGATATTGAAACGTATGCCAATTTTATGGACTTCCCTATTATACCGTGTAACTTATGTGGTTCTCAAGAAAACTTACAACGTAAAAAGGTAAAACAAATGATTACCGATTGGGAAACCGAGTTCCCGAATAGAAATGCCATTATGATGAACGCTTTACAAAACGTATTTCCTTCTCATTTATTAGATAAAAATTTATATGATTTTGATAATCTAGAATCTAAAATATCAGAACCTATAGCTACCATTTAGAGAAGTTAGAATTATTTTAAGTGAATAAGATTTTAAAACAAAAAGCCATATAAACTTAACTATTCGGTAAAAGTGTTTGTATTTTTTGAAGTAAATCTTTAATTTCTTTTACAGAATTTAAATTTTCTTTTACAGGCATCGTACTTTGTCTCTCGATTAACTGAACAGGAATCACCATTTTAGAAATATTATTTTCATTTTTTAACTGTATTAATATTTGCTTTACAGCTTGTTTCCCTATTTCTAAAAAATTTTGATGAACGGTTGTTAATGGCGGATTGTAATATGCACTATTTACAGTATCATCAAAACCCGTTACCGCAATTTGATCTGGTACGGCATATTTTTGCTCTGCACAAGCTCTTATAGCTCCCAGTGCCATTTGATCATTCCCTACTAATAAAGTATCTATATTTTGTGGTTGCAAGAGTAGTTTTGTAGTTTCATAATACCCACTTTTAGCACTCCAATCTCCTGTTTCTACCGTTACAATTTCGGCATCAGAGGGTTTTAAAACATCTAACCAAGCTTGTTTTCTCAAATTTGCAGCGTGCGAATGTACAGGTCCATTTAAAAGCGCAAACCTTTTTCTACCATGCTTCAACATTAACTCGGCAATTAACACAGCTCCTTTATAATGGTCTGCAGCAACCTGACTCACATTTGCTTCAGGCGAAACATCTATAAATAAAAAAGGTAAATGCTTATGTTTTGCTACTAAATTTTCTGCCAACTCTTTTTGTACGGGTAAATTTATAAACACAACGTCTACTTGCTGTGATTTTAACTCCCGTATCGCATTTTCTAAGTTTTCCTCTTCAGAATTTGAAACAGCAATAGATATAGCATACCCAGCTTTTTCACTTTCTAAGCGAATTCCATTGACAATACTAGAAGCACCTTCCATGGTCATCTCTAATGTTATGACACCAAAAACCTTTGCTTTTTTACGTACTAAAAGCTGAGCTCCTTTATTTGGCACATACCCTAATTGATCAATTGCCTCCTGAACTTTTTTTAAGGTATTCGCATTTACTCCTTCCCCTCCATTAGTTACTCTAGAGACCGTCTGTGTAGAAACCCCTGCTAATTCTGCAACTTCCTTAAATGTTACCTTTTTATTCATAAACAAACCTTAATTACAACAAATATAATTGTTTAAAGATTACAATGTCTTATTCATAGAAAAATCTATACCTGTATGGAATTACAACAAGTATAGATTTTACAACTATCGTGGAATTAAAAAAATTAAAACTTATTATATCTTCACTACAAAACCTCCACCTGGAGCCATACGTACTGTAAACGTATCTTTTATGTTTTCTGTTTTTTTCACAAAATCAACCCCATTCATATCTGCATTCGGCCCATCTTTAAAAACAGTAGCACTTCCAGATTTCCCTGTAATCTCTTTTACATTGATGGTAATTTCACGAGCATCCCAGTTATTTAAACCACCAATATACCAGTCATCTCCTTTTCTACGAGCTGTAATAATATACTCCCCTATTTTTCCATCTACAGTAATGGTTTCATCCCAAGTAGTAGGAATAGAAGCAATAAATTCTGTACTAACCGGATTCTTCTCATAATTAGTAGGGGTATCACAAAGCATATTTAAAGGAGAAAAGAAAATTACATATTCCGCAAATTGATGCGTACGAGTACCTTGACTCATCGGTTTTGAGAAGTTGGGAGCATATTGGGTTTCTACTTCATTGGTAATAGTATTTAAAGCCTTTACCGCATTATTCATAGCACCTTGCGTATAATCTACAGGTCCAGAAATCATTCTAATAAACGGAAACGTAACATCATACGTAACTTGATCACATTCTTTCGGCTGCCATTTCATTTGCTCTAAACCATGCACACCTTCAAAATTTAAAATATTTGGATAGGTGCGTTGTAAACCTGCCGGTTTATAAGTTCCATGAAGATCTACAATTAATTTATATTTTGCACACATTTGTGCAGAACGCTCATTAAAATATACCAATTCTTGATCATCGCCATTCATAAAATCGACCTTAAAACCTTTTACGCCCATTTCACTATAATGCTTACAAACCTCTTCCATATCTTTGTCAAAAGCATAATAACCCGCCCACAGAATAATATCTACATTGCGTTCTTTTGCATACTCAACCAGTTCTTTGATATCAATTTCAGGAACAACCTGCATTAAATCATATACCTTATTAACAGACCAACCTTCATCTAAAATTACATATTCAATGCCATTTTTTGAAGCAAAATCAATATAATATTTATACGTTCTATTATCAATACCTGCTTTAAAATCAACCCCCTCTAAATTCCAGTTATTCCACCAATCCCAAGCAACTTTTCCTGGTTTAATCCAACTTGTATCTCCAATAACATTTTTAGCAGCTAATTTGTAAGACATGGTTGTATTTGCCAACTCCACATCATTTCTTGTTACAATTGCCGCTCTCCAAGGAAAACTACGCGGTCCATTTACTTTGGCTATAAAAGGATATCTACTCTTTACAATCACCTGTAAATTATTGTACCCAGTATGTTCTTCTACCTCATTTCTTAAAGGAGCAAAAAAAGCATTCATTGTATTTTTACCAATACTTGTGGTTAAATACATTCCTGGATAATTTCTTAAATCACTTTCTGTAATAGTAATACGTTTTTGGTTTTTAGACTCGATGCTTAAAGGCAAAAACATTAACCTATTTTTATCTAAATCAGAAATTTTAGAACGTGTGTATTGATTTTCGAAAGATTGAAAAAGTTGATGCTCCATAGTTCCTGGAGAATACACATACGGTACTGTAGTTTCTACATCGTGCGCAAACTTGTACTGTGCTTGCTCACTCACTACTTCATAATTTCCTTTTTTTGTTGAAGCAAAACGATACGCAACGCCATCATTATAAGCTCTAAACTCTAAGCTCCAATAATCATTAAATGTTACCTTTACAGTATTATACTCATCTTTTACCGTTTTAGATTTGTAAAAATGAGCATTGATTATCGTATTTACTTTCGCTGTTTTAATGTTCTTTATTTTAGAGCCTAGTCCCCAGATAGTTCCATCAGACAAGGTCATAGAAAGATGAGAAGGCTCTAATACTTGCACTCCGTCTTGTGAAATAGTGTAAAATATAGATTTACCTACAGTTACTTCTGCCTGTGTTTTACCATCAGGAGATTTTACGATTATTTTTTTATCCGCTGCAGACATTGTTGTCGCTCCAAAAAGAATTAATAATGCTGCTGCCATTATTGAAAATGTATTTTTCATGATTATAAATTTTAAGTTAATTGTTGTTTATTCTATTTTTTAAGTTGATTTACCACCAGATTTCAAATTGTAATCCATAGGTAAATCCGGAAGTATTATTACCAAAAGGAGCTCCATTAGGCGTATTACCAATCAGTCCTTTTAAATCATCACTCCAAAAAGCGTAGGTAACAAACGGACGCAATACTGGACGCGCGTAAAAACCTTTCTCTAACGAAAGCTCTGGCGTAAACGTTATTTTATCAAGATTACCAGAAACATTTAATTGTTCATTTTTTATATACTCATGCGTTAATTCTAAGTGTAATTTAAAATTATTACTCAAATAATACATTCCTCTTGCTCCTGCAGTTAACCAATACAGCATTTTGTCTCTCCCTTTCAAATAGGCTTTATTAGTAGGATTAGCGCTATTGTATTCATAAGGCTTTGTTCCGTAATCTCTCATTACAGCAGACAGAATACCATTTACAGCAAAAGTTTCTTTATCATCATATAAAAAGTTATTGTTGATTTCCAAGAAGTAAGAACTTGCATTATCATTTAAAACAATGTTATCATTTCCTGGATTTTCTTTTTCTGACATTCCAGACCAGTGATGTATTGGAATAGAAGCACCTTGTCTAAATATAAGAGCTGTTGTATTGGTGATGTACTTCTTCTCATAATCTAACCAAGAAATAACCGCAAAACCGTGTTTCGCATCATATTCCATGATTTCATTTTCTGCCCGATAACTATAATTTAAAGAGACATTCATTTTAAGCGTTTCACTAATCGGTAAATGCACATAACGCACATCTGCCGTGTATGCTCTTAAGTGATCTTTTGCACCATTTATAAAAGAAATATCCTTTCCTCTCTCTTGAAAAGCCCAAATACCAAATTTAATATCTTCATCAGTTCCTTTCTGAATCAGTTTCTCCATACCAACCCCCCAACCTCTTTGTCCAGGATTTACCCATTGTCTGTCTAACATATGTTCCGCTCTACGATCATAAAATCGTTTACCTGCCCAAATAACCTCTCCGTTTCCTAAAAAATTATTTGCACGCACATATAATTGTTCCGTTTTATTAAAACTCATTTGAGTATCCGTTCCAAAATCTTCATAAATAGAACTCATCCAAATAACATCTAGAGATTTTGATTTCTCTTTATCAAAATAATAAGAATAGTCAAATTCTAATTCACCATAAGTATCCGCTTGATTTCCCAAACTATATTTATTTTGAGCACCTGGCATTTGAAAATGAGCTTGCGTTTCTCCGCCTTCACTTTGCCCAACACCTGTCCTTAA encodes the following:
- a CDS encoding LacI family DNA-binding transcriptional regulator, whose translation is MNKKVTFKEVAELAGVSTQTVSRVTNGGEGVNANTLKKVQEAIDQLGYVPNKGAQLLVRKKAKVFGVITLEMTMEGASSIVNGIRLESEKAGYAISIAVSNSEEENLENAIRELKSQQVDVVFINLPVQKELAENLVAKHKHLPFLFIDVSPEANVSQVAADHYKGAVLIAELMLKHGRKRFALLNGPVHSHAANLRKQAWLDVLKPSDAEIVTVETGDWSAKSGYYETTKLLLQPQNIDTLLVGNDQMALGAIRACAEQKYAVPDQIAVTGFDDTVNSAYYNPPLTTVHQNFLEIGKQAVKQILIQLKNENNISKMVIPVQLIERQSTMPVKENLNSVKEIKDLLQKIQTLLPNS
- a CDS encoding energy transducer TonB → MKKLNLLFFLSLFSISLFSQSEVKIDKKYFENGNIKSEINFLRKGNKKIREGKSTFWYSTGELKIITNYIKNKLNGERISYWKNGELKRKELFKKGKLKSGKCFDKSGKEIEYYNFEIQPEFPGGKIAFKSFIKKHLTSNSSNTRGKLIFKFTIESNGKTSNVKILKDTNPSLKNEVNNMFNFMPIWKPAKQDGNPVKVKRTIPINFG
- the ttcA gene encoding tRNA 2-thiocytidine(32) synthetase TtcA, which produces MENLKQVTKKLQRGVAEAIQQFTMIAEGDKIMVCLSGGKDSYAMLNMLLYFQKVAPISFDLVAVNLDQKQPGFPVEVLPTYLSNLKVDYKIIEKNTYKIVMDKTPEGKTTCSLCSRLRRGTLYEAAKDLGCNKLALGHHKNDIIETFFLNFFFAGKMETMPPKFKNDAGDIIVLRPLAFCNESDIETYANFMDFPIIPCNLCGSQENLQRKKVKQMITDWETEFPNRNAIMMNALQNVFPSHLLDKNLYDFDNLESKISEPIATI
- a CDS encoding glycoside hydrolase family 97 protein, with the protein product MKNTFSIMAAALLILFGATTMSAADKKIIVKSPDGKTQAEVTVGKSIFYTISQDGVQVLEPSHLSMTLSDGTIWGLGSKIKNIKTAKVNTIINAHFYKSKTVKDEYNTVKVTFNDYWSLEFRAYNDGVAYRFASTKKGNYEVVSEQAQYKFAHDVETTVPYVYSPGTMEHQLFQSFENQYTRSKISDLDKNRLMFLPLSIESKNQKRITITESDLRNYPGMYLTTSIGKNTMNAFFAPLRNEVEEHTGYNNLQVIVKSRYPFIAKVNGPRSFPWRAAIVTRNDVELANTTMSYKLAAKNVIGDTSWIKPGKVAWDWWNNWNLEGVDFKAGIDNRTYKYYIDFASKNGIEYVILDEGWSVNKVYDLMQVVPEIDIKELVEYAKERNVDIILWAGYYAFDKDMEEVCKHYSEMGVKGFKVDFMNGDDQELVYFNERSAQMCAKYKLIVDLHGTYKPAGLQRTYPNILNFEGVHGLEQMKWQPKECDQVTYDVTFPFIRMISGPVDYTQGAMNNAVKALNTITNEVETQYAPNFSKPMSQGTRTHQFAEYVIFFSPLNMLCDTPTNYEKNPVSTEFIASIPTTWDETITVDGKIGEYIITARRKGDDWYIGGLNNWDAREITINVKEITGKSGSATVFKDGPNADMNGVDFVKKTENIKDTFTVRMAPGGGFVVKI
- a CDS encoding serine hydrolase, translated to MNKRKIVSGIIIILLSYLFYWAFEPYSLNPFSDKPISLSESQNHLNCNNLNSFSFKADSIINSAINKNEFLATSTAVYSEKCGNWLSTAGFLNKGNQEKPSKNSQFRIASVSKPMTAIAILQLYEKGKINLDLPIQNYLPEFPKKKKGEITIRQLLNHTSGIPHYKSDLGIFNFTHYDNCEKALEKFENRELVFKPDTEFLYSSFGYTLLGAILEKVSGKSYQTYMHENIWKPANMTNTNLKQTKTNVYIKLGNHFYRSPKNDLSYTYSGGGIQSTAEDLLKFGKGVLNYKFLNPSTTKLMIQLTNNSKEMEYTFGWDNWKSPKFGKVIEHNGTQVGSSSYFRIYFDKKVVVATLANNLNSSEAVRNLSIKLSYLLLEMEKE
- a CDS encoding DUF6161 domain-containing protein, with amino-acid sequence MTTNEVRKIIADSEHSDWYESINLHITYPHLDFDQTLTGFSSIHKFLEQQINGWDKFGENIPSELKVSKKHFSTFKSRLENHLNSFINSNHNESQLNNSWNSEKNQIQNNKTLFVFDSPQTEFLIKIHREIPKYYAGAYNFVMGNYNISNKESMIGHLLAYEFELKDYTEITKRRDKEKSSIGRLRNDFRSQLSESETQLAEHLKSANVEFKNYTQKIDELKTEKETHFEDWFGNSKKEFTDFDTASKEKIADLEHTYEELLRLKKPAEYWNQRATKLNKEGWKAIYWLVGLVAFACITLYFLLWLTPDGMLLSFIKGQASAIKWSIIYVTFISFLAFGIRALNKVAFSAFHLSRDAEEREQLTYVYLSLIKDSAVDEKDKSLIMQSLFSRAETGLLKGDSGPAMPNDITGKIFGGN
- a CDS encoding carbohydrate porin, giving the protein MKNYNLNIFKKNKVLLFNRDLLCVEQSNGSVWRIGERGLLSFFVLFMFSTTFNVKAQTIFEKVNHTFKTSGYLRTGVGQSEGGETQAHFQMPGAQNKYSLGNQADTYGELEFDYSYYFDKEKSKSLDVIWMSSIYEDFGTDTQMSFNKTEQLYVRANNFLGNGEVIWAGKRFYDRRAEHMLDRQWVNPGQRGWGVGMEKLIQKGTDEDIKFGIWAFQERGKDISFINGAKDHLRAYTADVRYVHLPISETLKMNVSLNYSYRAENEIMEYDAKHGFAVISWLDYEKKYITNTTALIFRQGASIPIHHWSGMSEKENPGNDNIVLNDNASSYFLEINNNFLYDDKETFAVNGILSAVMRDYGTKPYEYNSANPTNKAYLKGRDKMLYWLTAGARGMYYLSNNFKLHLELTHEYIKNEQLNVSGNLDKITFTPELSLEKGFYARPVLRPFVTYAFWSDDLKGLIGNTPNGAPFGNNTSGFTYGLQFEIWW